The DNA window AACGCCACTGGGAATGAAATTGACGGCAAACTGATATTGATTTAAGCCGGGCGGCAGCCCCCCTTCAATCGATGGTACCGCCGAAGCCGAAAAGCTCAAATTGTCTGAATCAAGACCGTCAATATCGTTTTCGCTGACGATCAATCCTCCCGATATCGGCCAGATAGCTTCGTGATCTTCCATCCTGCCATTTTCTGAAAGCGTTACAGCCTGTGTGAGTGGTCCCAGGCCTTCGGTTTGCGCGTCATATATCCAGGAGGCTCCATCGGGTGAATAAATCTTGATGCCGAATTGCAGCCCGCCGATTTTTTCGGGATTTTCAATGCCTATCAATAATTGATAACCTCGCTCGTTGCTATCGACATAGATAGTATCGTTGTCACCCAGGATTTTGCCATCGATTTTGTCATAAACGGCCAGACTTACCGAATTAAATGCGGCCAGCACCGAATTCAGTTTTACGAGGGGGACATAAACGAAATCGCTGTTGCCGCTAATAATATTATCGGTTACCAAATCGGTTTTAAGAGGCCCCGTACGAATACGCCAATCAAGCCCAAACTCACCGGTGTTTCCGACCTTGGCGGTGTCGAAATATATGCCCGACCCGTGTGACCAGATTGTATCAATATCAATTGATTCACTTTCATAACTGAAATAGGCAGTGAAATAATCATGTCGACCTGAGTCAAGATAAGTACTGTCGAAAAATATAAATCCAACATACAGATAAGCGCTGTCGTTTGATACAAATGACGTCTTATAATCGGTCGCAGTTATTGGCAAATGCACAACAATGGAATCGCAGTTTATCCAGTTTTCTGACCATTTAAACCCGGTTCCTCCCGCGCCGACGGCCGAATCATTATAAATTCGAGATGTTATCGAAAAGCCTTCAGGGGCCCCATCCCAAAAGCCTCCTGAAATATCAATAGTATCGGCTTCACCCGGATCATTATCATCGCGGCCAACGTCATAAACGGTGATGACGACTATCTCCGAATCGACGTCATAATTATCTCGGGCATAAAACGTGACACTTATAAACTGAGATCCCGATTCAACCTGATTGAAATCAGGAGAAAATTCAAAAATCGCGATTCCGTTTCCGAAATCGACAAATGACGCGTTTCCGTTAAAAACAGAATCATCGGGCTGTGGCGATATAGAGATTTCCGGGAATATCTCTTCTGGATCACTGCCGGTAATTTGTATCTCCAGTTTGCGACCTTCATAAACAAAATGTCCCCCGATATCATCCAGTACCGGAGGAAAATCTCCTTCTTCCACGGTTATGGTAACCGTTAGCTGGCTTGAATCGAACTGGGGAGTGCCTTCGATGCTATCGGTGGCAAGGAAATCTACATCGTAAATACCGCCCTGAGTAGGCCCGGGACTGAATGTATATTCCCCGGTTAATTCATTGAACGAACTATTCGGCAGCGTATCAAGCATAAAAATATAGACGTCATTGCCTTCCGGATCGGAAGCTGATACTGTAAAATTGAGAATATCGCCTTCAGCGACCACTTGCGAGTCTATCGGAATAAATTCGGGCGGCTGGTTGCCGGCATCCGTGACAGTGATTCCGACGGCGGCGGTATCATAAAATAATCCGTCGTAAGCCATGAAATAGACGGTATAAAATCCGGCCTGCGTATAATCAGGCCTGAAAATAAATATGCCGGTATCACCATTATTTGTGAAATCACTATTGGTCGGAAGAGAGTCAACCGATAATGTCACTCCGATATTGTTAGGATCGGAAGCGATAACAAAAAAGGTCAGGGTATCATTTTCAGGAATCTCTTTATCCGGTATAGGTTCAATTATTGGAGGCTCATTGGGGCCGATAACCGTTATCACGACGGTTTCCGAGACCGTCTCAATCCCGTCGCTGGCGAAAAACGTCACCGAAGTATCTGCCGAGCCCGTTCCATATTGAGTTTCATCCGGAGTAAAGGAAAACAATCCGGTTCCATCGCCGTTATCTATAAATGAAGAGTTATTGGGAAGAGGCGATGAGGTTGTAATAGCTGGAAATGTCCCATCAGGATCGGATGTCATCACTGTAAATGACAGATTTGTACGCTCGACAACGGTTTTGGGCTCTATCGGCTCAATTGAGGGGATTTGATTGCCGGCGTCAATAACCGTTATGCGCACGACTGCCGAATCGGTGTTATCCAAATCGTAGGCGTAAAACCAAACATCATATTCTCCGGCCTGCGTATAATCAGGGGCAAATTCAAATGTCCCACTGCCGGTACTGCTGTTGGGAAAAATCGCATTCTCGGGTAAATATGAGGCGCTCAAATTCGGAGCCGAGCCATCTGGATCTGAGGCGGTAACGTCGAATATCAGGCTGTCCCCTTCAATAACGGATGTATCGGCGATTGGATCAAGTACTGGAGGAGGGTTGGAATCCAGAACCATGATAGTGACTTCAAAAAAATCCTCATCGGTTCCGTCATGGGCAGAAAATGTGAGCGGGTAAAAACCATCATTGTCATAACCTGTTGAAAAAGTAAATGACCCGGCGCCATTTCCGCTATCGACAAATAAAGCATTACCTCTAAAAATCGGATTAATATCCGAAGGCGACATATAGAGACTGATATCATCCCCCACATCGGGATCGGTCGCTTCGATTTTCCAAACCAGTTCGGTGGTTTCAATAATCGTCGTATCGGCTATCGGGGTTATAACCGGCGGATTATTTTGCGCCAAAGCGAATGCCGGGAAAGAAATAAGGGCAATAACAATTGTAGTAACTTTGAAAAATTTCCAATTCATATTTTCAGGAACCAAATATCCGTTTACTCAAATTAACCTATTCCGGAATATAGTCAATAGTATTATACAATATTAACCAATCCGGGATTAATATAGTACTGTCTGATGCAAAATTGACTGAGCCATTTCCAATAATACCAAAAAAAAGCCCTCTCAAATAAAGGAGGGCTTTTGAAAAAACTCATGCAAACTTATCGCATCAAAACCATTTTACGGGTTTCTACAAATTCATCGGTGACCATTTTGTAGAAGTAAATACCGGACGCGACTTCCTGACCACTGTCGTCATCGCCATGCCATTCGACAAAACCGGGACCGGCTTCGACTTCACCGCTCATCAGGGTATTGACTCTCTGACCCAGAATATTGAAAACAGCGATATCAACATTGCTCTTGCGGGCTAATGAATAATTAATGCGAGTCACCGGGTTAAATGGATTCGGATAATTCTGCTCTAAACCATAGGTGTAGGCGATGGCAGGATTATCACCGGCCGCACTACTTGTAGACTGCTCGACCGTAACTTCAATGGCGCCGCTAAATGCCGCATCGAAAGTCGACCCCCCTAGAGTCACATAAGTCCAGTCGCCGCTGGCGCCGATTTTGGTTGAGTCAACAGTAAATACAACCGTAGCGCCTCCGGGAACATTAAGAGAAAAATAATAATTAATCATGTGCTCCATGGCGCCTGCGGGAATACCATTCCACATGGCAGCTCCACCCGGCAAAACAGAATCCGGAGCAAGAGAATCGGTGCTGACCTGGGCAATAAGAAATCCTCCCATATCAAACGATCCTGTCGGGGAAGGATCAAAACGACTGGAACCCTCAACCGTTACAAATCCGCCATTATTACCCGTAGAATCCCATCCGCCTACTTGCGGTTCCCAGTTGATATTCAATTCCGCGTCGCCCTTGAAAACCAGGCCGAGGGACATGCCGCCCAGTATCACATCATTCTCAAGCGACATTTCAACTCGATATAAATTAGGGTTACCGTCGCCGTCTTCGGCGTAAATGGTCGAACCATTGGTCACATAGGCGCCGTCGGTAACATTATATAAAGCAATCGCAACCGAATCAGCCGCCTGAGTAACGCCAAACGACATTAACATAACGGTTAAAAACGTTAACAGTAAAATTCTCATACGCTCATGCCTCCATGCGCATTCATTATTGCGCTCATTGTTTAATTTTTTATTGTTTTCCATTTTGCTCTTTCTCATACCTTATAGACGCATGTAAAAAAGATACGTCAAAACAAAGTACGAAAAATTCGGTGCCAGTCAATACAAAAATGACACTTTTTTTCTATTTTGTTATACGGCGGTGGAGGGTACTACTAAAATACTAGCCTGGTTCAATTATGTCAAGGCATTTAATTTAACCGACTAAGCCCATGCTGATATTAAATGGCTCTGACGCCGTTTGTAAATTCCTTGTATCCGCCTCCATTTTAATAAGTTATACGCCGCGATTACCTGATATTCGCGGCATATTCATGTTTTTTAATCCTCAATCGGCGGTGGCCCGTACTTGAAGATAAAGTTCACCAGATAGAGAGCGTCACCGACATTAACTCGCGGACCATCGATACCGTCATTGTTGACATCCGCGGCTTCCATGACAATCGGCGGATCACCCTGCTTAAAAACGAAGTTGACAATAAAGATCGCGTCGGCAATATTTACCGTAGCGTCATTATTCGCGTCACCTCGCAGGAAGGTCGCCACCCGGGTCCACTTAAATAATGTATCCGTTAAACCGGCGGGGTCTTCAACAACGTAACGGAACAGATGCATAGCGCCATTTTGAGAGGCGTCGGGAGTAAATGTCAGGCTCGCCGCACCGTTGCCCGAATCGACCAAGACTGAGTTGGGCGGAGGATTTATCATCCAGAAGAATACTGGATCAAGATCAGGATCGATGGCCTGAATATGATATTCGATTGATTCTCCCAATATTACCGTCATCGTATCGGACGGAGAAGTGAAAATGGGGGCCTGGTTGCCTGCTTCCTGAACCGTTATCGATACATATTCCGAATCAGCCAAACCGTCATGGAGGGCTATAAAGAGAACATCATAAGTTCCGGCCTGAACGTAATTGGGCGTAAATCGGAATGTTTTGGGCATGCCAGTTGAGAATAAGATGGCTGAATTCGCAGGATTATTCTCAACAATAATATCAGGGGTCCCGCTTCCGGGATCGGTTGCGGTGATTAAAACATCAAGCGTGTCACCTTCAACGACCGTCTGCGGACCGATCGGTTCGAGAATTGGAGCGATCGGTGTATTTGTAATAGTAAAGTTGATCGGTCCAAAGGTTCCAAAATCATCCGGGTAATTGGGATCGTTGTCATAAGCCGCAAATATTAAGGCGTAGATTCCTGCTTGGGTATAATCCGG is part of the Candidatus Zixiibacteriota bacterium genome and encodes:
- a CDS encoding T9SS type A sorting domain-containing protein; this encodes MNWKFFKVTTIVIALISFPAFALAQNNPPVITPIADTTIIETTELVWKIEATDPDVGDDISLYMSPSDINPIFRGNALFVDSGNGAGSFTFSTGYDNDGFYPLTFSAHDGTDEDFFEVTIMVLDSNPPPVLDPIADTSVIEGDSLIFDVTASDPDGSAPNLSASYLPENAIFPNSSTGSGTFEFAPDYTQAGEYDVWFYAYDLDNTDSAVVRITVIDAGNQIPSIEPIEPKTVVERTNLSFTVMTSDPDGTFPAITTSSPLPNNSSFIDNGDGTGLFSFTPDETQYGTGSADTSVTFFASDGIETVSETVVITVIGPNEPPIIEPIPDKEIPENDTLTFFVIASDPNNIGVTLSVDSLPTNSDFTNNGDTGIFIFRPDYTQAGFYTVYFMAYDGLFYDTAAVGITVTDAGNQPPEFIPIDSQVVAEGDILNFTVSASDPEGNDVYIFMLDTLPNSSFNELTGEYTFSPGPTQGGIYDVDFLATDSIEGTPQFDSSQLTVTITVEEGDFPPVLDDIGGHFVYEGRKLEIQITGSDPEEIFPEISISPQPDDSVFNGNASFVDFGNGIAIFEFSPDFNQVESGSQFISVTFYARDNYDVDSEIVVITVYDVGRDDNDPGEADTIDISGGFWDGAPEGFSITSRIYNDSAVGAGGTGFKWSENWINCDSIVVHLPITATDYKTSFVSNDSAYLYVGFIFFDSTYLDSGRHDYFTAYFSYESESIDIDTIWSHGSGIYFDTAKVGNTGEFGLDWRIRTGPLKTDLVTDNIISGNSDFVYVPLVKLNSVLAAFNSVSLAVYDKIDGKILGDNDTIYVDSNERGYQLLIGIENPEKIGGLQFGIKIYSPDGASWIYDAQTEGLGPLTQAVTLSENGRMEDHEAIWPISGGLIVSENDIDGLDSDNLSFSASAVPSIEGGLPPGLNQYQFAVNFIPSGVVNDEIRTICFDSISTAGFLGLLDNDGNQISTEFGGNICFPVAYLNPSHIVTEDILPGVYSLEQNYPNPFNPATTIGFTIGQRGRVRIDIYNIVGQLIRILANEQYSAGYHEVVWDGKDGRRQRVSSGIYLYRLDSKELNDIKKMILLK
- a CDS encoding T9SS type A sorting domain-containing protein, with translation MRILLLTFLTVMLMSFGVTQAADSVAIALYNVTDGAYVTNGSTIYAEDGDGNPNLYRVEMSLENDVILGGMSLGLVFKGDAELNINWEPQVGGWDSTGNNGGFVTVEGSSRFDPSPTGSFDMGGFLIAQVSTDSLAPDSVLPGGAAMWNGIPAGAMEHMINYYFSLNVPGGATVVFTVDSTKIGASGDWTYVTLGGSTFDAAFSGAIEVTVEQSTSSAAGDNPAIAYTYGLEQNYPNPFNPVTRINYSLARKSNVDIAVFNILGQRVNTLMSGEVEAGPGFVEWHGDDDSGQEVASGIYFYKMVTDEFVETRKMVLMR